ATTGAGTCCGGTGCGTCTTGGCCGTAATCCGCATCTGGCGGGGATAAAACACCTTAACCGGCTAGAACAGGTGTTGATCCGCTCCCATCTTGAACAGACGGACGCCGACGAGGCGCTGGTCCTTGACAGCGAAGGGTTCATTACGGAATGCTGTGCGGCGAATTTATTCTGGCGGCAGGGTAAGGATGTGTTTACCCCCCGTCTGGATCAGGCGGGCGTCGATGGCCTGATGCGCCAGTTTTGTCTGCGACAGCTGGCACACTCCGCCTTTCGCGTTGTCGAAGTGCAGGCGTGCGAAGCTGCGCTGAAGGATGCCGACGAGATCGTCGTGTGCAATGCGTTGATGCCTGTTGTGCCGGTGCGCCAGTATGGTCCTCACCATTTTTCATCGCGTGAGTTGCACCTGTTTTTAGCCCCTCTGTGTGAGCAAACCAGATAGTCATGAAGAAAATGTTGCGCTTTATTCTCCTCGTTGTTGTCGTGCTGGGCATTGCCGCTGGCGTGGGGATATGGAAGGTTCGCCAGCTGGCGGACAGCAAAATCCTCATCGCGGATGAGACGATATTTACCCTGAAGCCAGGCACCGGACGACTGGCGCTGGGCGAGCAGCTGTATGGCGAAAAGGTCATTAATCGCCCGCGGGTGTTCCAGTGGTTATTACGCGTGCAGCCGGAGCTGTCGCATTTCAAAGCCGGTACTTACCGTTTTACGCCAGGCATGACCGTTAAGGAGATGCTGGAGCTGCTCGAAAGCGGTAAAGAGGCCCAGTTCCCGCTGCGTTTTGTTGAAGGGATGCGCTTGAGCGATTACCTGAAACAGCTGCGCGATGCGCCATACATCAAGCACACGCTGCCGGATGACAGCTATGCCGCCGTCGCTGAAGCCCTGAAGTTTGAACATCCTGAATGGGTAGAAGGCTGGTTCTGGCCGGATACCTGGATGTACACGGCGGGCACCACCGATGTGGCGCTGCTGCAGCGTGCGCATAAAAAGATGGTCGAGGCGGTGGAGAAAGCCTGGGAAGGGCGGATGGAAAACCTGCCGTATAAAGATCAAAACCAGTTCGTGACCATGGCGTCTATCGTCGAGAAAGAGACGGCGGTGGCCAGCGAGCGCGATCAGGTGGCGTCGGTGTTTATTAACCGCCTGCGTATCGGCATGCGCTTGCAGACCGACCCAACGGTGATTTACGGGATGGGTGAGAACTACAAGGGCAAGATCTCACGTAAAGACCTCGAAACCCCAACCGATTATAATACCTACGTCATTAGCGGATTACCCCCGGGACCGATTGCCACACCGGGCCAGGCATCGCTGAATGCCGCCGCGCATCCGGCAAAAACGCCGTATCTCTATTTCGTCGCTGACGGAAAGGGTGGACATACTTTTAACACCAATCTTGCCGGTCATAATCGTTCGGTTCAGGACTATCTGAAGGCACTTAAGGAAAAAAATGCGCAGTAACTACATCGTCATTGAGGGGCTGGAAGGCGCCGGGAAAACCACCGCACGCAACGCGGTGGTTGAGACGCTGAAACAGTGTGGCATCGAAGAGATGATCTTCACCCGCGAACCGGGCGGCACACAGCTGGCGGAAAAACTGCGTAGCCTGGTGCTGGACATCAAATCGGTTGGCGACGAAGTGATTACCGACAAAGCCGAAGTCATGATGTTTTACGCTGCCCGTGTTCAGCTGGTTGAAACCGTGATTAAACCTGCGCTGGCGCGCGGTTGCTGGGTCATCGGCGACCGCCACGATCTCTCCACCCAGGCTTACCAGGGTGGAGGTCGCGGCATTGACCAGAATATGCTCGCCACGCTGCGCGACGCGGTGCTGGGTGATTTCCGCCCGAACCTGACGCTCTATTTAGACGTGACGCCGGAAGTGGGCCTGAAGCGGGCCCGCGCCCGTGGGGAACTGGATCGTATCGAACAGGAGTCGCTGGACTTCTTCAACCGTACCCGCGCCCGTTACCTGGAGCTGGCGGCACAGGACAGTTCAATCCGCACAATCGACGCGACGCAGCCTCTGGAAGCGGTGATGGGGGACATTCGTGCCACCGTTACTGACTGGCTGAAGGAACAACAGGCATGAAATGGTATCCATGGTTGCGCCCGCACTTTGAACAGCTGGTGAACGGCTATCAGTCAGGTCGGGGGCATCATGCGTTACTGATCCAGTCGCTGCCGGGGATGGGGGATGATGCGCTTATCTACGCCATCAGCCGTTTCCTGATGTGCCAGCAGCCGCAGGGGCATAAGAGCTGCGGCCAGTGCCGTAGCTGTCAGCTGATGCAGGCGCAAACCCATCCGGACTATTACGCCCTGGAGCCCGAAAAGGGCAAAACGACCCTTGGCATTGATGCGGTGCGCGGGGTTAGCGAGAAGCTGTACGAACGCGCGCGCCTCGGCGGGGCAAAAGTTGTCTGGCTGAAAGATGCCGCCCAGTTGACCGAAGCGGCCGCCAACGCGCTGTTAAAAACCCTGGAAGAGCCGCCGGAAAATACCTGGTTTCTGATGGCCTGCCGTGAACCGGGGCGATTGCTGCCGACTCTGCGCAGCCGCTGTCGTTTGCATCATCTCAGCGTTCCGCAAGAGGCGTGGGCTATCAGCTGGCTCGCAAGAGAAGTGACAACGTCACAAGAGGCGGCGCTGAGTGCGCTGCGCCTGTGCGGTGGGGCGCCCGCCGCGGCGCTGGCCTTGTTGCAGCCTAAAGTCTGGACCCAACGCGAACAGCTTTGCCAGGCGCTCGGGGCGGTGTCCGACAGCGGCGACTGGATGAGCCTGCTGCCAGTACTTAATCATGAGCAGGCGGCAGATCGCCTGCACTGGCTGGCAGCGTTGTTGCTGGATGCGCTTAAAATTCAGCAGGGCGCGACCCTGCTCAGCAATGCCGACGTCTGGCAACTTGTGAATAATCTCGCCCATAGCCTGCCAGGTGTGGCACTGCGGGCTATTCTTCATGACGTATGCCAGT
This DNA window, taken from Leclercia adecarboxylata, encodes the following:
- the pabC gene encoding aminodeoxychorismate lyase — protein: MFLINGIKQAVLPANDRAIQFGDGCFTTARIVKGKISLLNAHVQRLQTACERLFIPFAQWAELEKEMAEQALGIDHGVLKVIISRGSGGRGYSAAGCQQPVRILSVSAYPAHYDRWRTEGIALALSPVRLGRNPHLAGIKHLNRLEQVLIRSHLEQTDADEALVLDSEGFITECCAANLFWRQGKDVFTPRLDQAGVDGLMRQFCLRQLAHSAFRVVEVQACEAALKDADEIVVCNALMPVVPVRQYGPHHFSSRELHLFLAPLCEQTR
- the yceG gene encoding cell division protein YceG; protein product: MKKMLRFILLVVVVLGIAAGVGIWKVRQLADSKILIADETIFTLKPGTGRLALGEQLYGEKVINRPRVFQWLLRVQPELSHFKAGTYRFTPGMTVKEMLELLESGKEAQFPLRFVEGMRLSDYLKQLRDAPYIKHTLPDDSYAAVAEALKFEHPEWVEGWFWPDTWMYTAGTTDVALLQRAHKKMVEAVEKAWEGRMENLPYKDQNQFVTMASIVEKETAVASERDQVASVFINRLRIGMRLQTDPTVIYGMGENYKGKISRKDLETPTDYNTYVISGLPPGPIATPGQASLNAAAHPAKTPYLYFVADGKGGHTFNTNLAGHNRSVQDYLKALKEKNAQ
- the tmk gene encoding dTMP kinase; translation: MRSNYIVIEGLEGAGKTTARNAVVETLKQCGIEEMIFTREPGGTQLAEKLRSLVLDIKSVGDEVITDKAEVMMFYAARVQLVETVIKPALARGCWVIGDRHDLSTQAYQGGGRGIDQNMLATLRDAVLGDFRPNLTLYLDVTPEVGLKRARARGELDRIEQESLDFFNRTRARYLELAAQDSSIRTIDATQPLEAVMGDIRATVTDWLKEQQA
- the holB gene encoding DNA polymerase III subunit delta'; the encoded protein is MKWYPWLRPHFEQLVNGYQSGRGHHALLIQSLPGMGDDALIYAISRFLMCQQPQGHKSCGQCRSCQLMQAQTHPDYYALEPEKGKTTLGIDAVRGVSEKLYERARLGGAKVVWLKDAAQLTEAAANALLKTLEEPPENTWFLMACREPGRLLPTLRSRCRLHHLSVPQEAWAISWLAREVTTSQEAALSALRLCGGAPAAALALLQPKVWTQREQLCQALGAVSDSGDWMSLLPVLNHEQAADRLHWLAALLLDALKIQQGATLLSNADVWQLVNNLAHSLPGVALRAILHDVCQCREQLLSVTGLNRELVLTDLLLTIEHYLQPGTTLPVSHL